The Arachidicoccus terrestris genome includes the window AACGTGCACGCTCAGGTACCCCAGCAAATTAATTACCAGGCCGTCATCAGAAATACCACTGGGGCGCCGGTTACCAATCAGGCGATTTCTCTAAAATTTACGTTTTACGCAAATGCGGCAAACGGTACCATAGAATATAGTGAGACGCAGTCCGTTACAACGAATAGTTTCGGACTGGTCAACCTGCAGATTGGTACCGGCACCCCTGTAGCGGGTAGCTGGAGCGCGATCGACTGGAAGGGTGCCATCCAGTTTCTGGGTGTGGCGGCCGATTTAACCGGAGGCAATACCTATACGGAATTATCCAACAGCAAACTATCCAGTGTACCATATGCCATTCAGGCGGAGCACAGCGCCGACAACAAATGGACAACAGACGGTCAGGACATTATCAATAACAATACCGGAGCTGTCGGCATCGGTGCCAAACCAGATGCCAGTGCAGCACTTGATATTACTGCCAATGGTAAAGGTTTGCTTATCCCCAGAATGACCCAGGCAGAATTGCCCCTTACACCGGCCGAAGGCCTCCTTGTTTATCAGACTGATAATACGCCTGGCTTTTATTATTACAGTGGTGGACAGTGGCATTCCATGAACGGCAATCAGCAGACAGCTCCCGCCGGAACGATCATTCCATTCGCCACCGGTCAAGTACCAGCGGCACTTGCAATCACACTGGGAGGAGTCGTTTCGACCGGATCAGCCATTGGCTTTGGATATAATACACCGGTCAATATAACCGGTGGCCAGGTTGATATTACCCCCTCTGGAAATGCAGCTTTTGTTATACCAAGAGCAGGTACGATCACCTCGATCTCCGGCTTTTTCAGCACGACATCAGCACTTAGCCTGATAGGGTCTACAGTCATGATTACCGGGCAGCTATACCAAGCCTTAGGACCAAACTCCAATCAATTTGTGCCCATACCCGGAGCTATTGTCATGCTAAACCCAGGCTTTACAGGACTTATCCCCATCGGAACGACTATCAGCGGATCCTCTACAGGACTCAGCATTCCGGTAACTGCCGGGACAAGGTTAATGATGGTCTATTCGGCATCGGTAACAGGGCTAGATCTCGTATTAAATATAACAGGGCACATCAGTGGCGGCCTTAATATTCAATAGCCTTACTATTTTATTTTTATGTATTCAACAGTAACCTGATTACATCAATCATGCTAAAAAAATTCTTCATAACATTCTGCCTCTATGGATGCCACTACATTAGTTTTTCCCAAACAATCGCCCCGCACGTAATAGGCAGTGGCGGTGGAAGCAGCACACTTAATGGATATACCATCGACTACAATATCGGTGAAATGGCTATTCAAACCGCAGGGAGTGGTCCGGTCATTACACAGGGATTTGAACAACCTGAACTGGGAGAGACGCCTTTGCCCGTTAAAGGCCTACGTTTGCAACTCACCGACGTCAATAACTATGCATATATCCATTTTTCTACCATACAGGAATTTAAAACAGATCATTTCATCGTTGAGCGTTCTGTTGACGGCCTGCGTTTTGATACATTAGCCACGCTACAGACCAAAGCTCCAGGAGGCTATAGCGCCACACCTCTATATTATACCTATACAGACCCACAACGGATCAGGGGAAAAGTATACTACAGGATTGTTCAGGTAGACCAGAACGGCGATTACAACTACTCGTCTGTTGAGTCTTTAAATGGTACGGATTCCCATACCGGGGAGACCATAAAAATTTTCCCCAATCCTGCCACCACACAAATACAAATTCAACTGGTTTATGCCGCTCCAAAGACGAAACTAGAAGTGTATTCCGTAACCGGCGTACTGATGTTGGACAAAGCCATCTCTCAACAAACGCGGGAGACAATCAGTCTGGACAAATGGCCGGCCGGCATATACATTGTTGTTGTCCGCAATACACAGGGAGTTGTACAAAGGACGAAATTCATAAAAAAATAGCCATGTGGCATACAGCGTAAAATAATCAGATCGTTACAAAAAAGCAGGCCCTTTCTAACAAGATAACTAGGGCCTGCTTTTTTACACGCCCTCCCTAAAGCTGATTAACAACAGCCGCCTCGATATCCGCATATGACAAAATATTTGTATTTATTGTAAAAATCCTACATAGAAAAATAATATGTTATTCATAAGGATTTAATTTAAAACGAAAGCTGTCGTAGAAAATTATCTAATTGTTAAATAAAATAAAACACCCTAATTTCACTTGTTAAAACGGACCCTGGTTTGCTGGAAAAAATAATGAATGGAGATCAAAAAGCATTCCGCGACTTTTATCTTTTATGGGAGGCGCGTATCTATACGTATTTCCTGAATCGAACCGAAGATTATATTCAAAGTCAGGAGCTTACACAAAATACCTTTATCAAGCTCTGGGAATACCGATCCACTTTAAGCACCGAGTATAACCTGGAAACGCAGCTTTTCAGAAAGGCAAAGCTTATTTATATTGACTGGCTGCGGCTACAGGCGAGTATGCGCAAACGTAAAACTGCGGAACTAGACTATGCAGCAGCAAATGCGGCCGCGGCAATAGGTGTTACGCCCTCTTCCCTGCCGGAAAAAATTGAAAAAGCCATCAGCCATTTACCTCCGATGCGACAAAAGGTGATTCGCCTTTCCCATATTCAAGGCTATGCCTATAAAGAAATCGCGCAGCAGCTCAATATTTCTGAAAAAACAGTTGACAACCATATTCACAAGGCCCTTAAACAGTTACGGCAAATATTAAACACCCTGTTGTTGATTTCGCTTATTTTCTATAGAATTTTTTAATTTTTTTTTCGAGAGTAGGGAATTTTCTTCTGCCAAACGTTACTACCCTTATTAAATGAATAGCGCATTTACACCTGAAGATATAGACAGATTCCTGAACAACGATTTGGAGGGGGAAAAGGCTGAAAAAATCGCCGCCTATCTGAAAGAACGCTCCGGTCAGGAATTAGGGCAGTATCTTTCGGATGAAGAATTCTATAGCACAAAACCGGTGGAAATTCCGCATACGATTCAATTGGTGATGCGAAAGACCGTCAGGCGAGAAGTCCGAGATGCGTCTGGCAAATGGAAAAAATCGCTGCTCATTGCCGCCTGTCTGATTGGCTTTTTTCTGACGGCGCACTATCTGTTGAAGTTGACGGCCCAAAATACAGAGGGTGACCTGGACCGATATACCCTGAGCAGAAAAACCATTCGCAACAGCACGGCCGGAGAAAAATATGTCCATCTGCCGGACGGTTCGGGTGTTCTGCTAAAACCTGATGCTTCGGTCAGCTATCAGGACAATTTTACGGACAACCGTTTTGTTTATTTGGAAGGAAAGGCCAGGTTTGATGTAAAACATAATGCCACCCGCCCGTTTACCGTCGTCGCCAACGGCATAGGTACGCTGGATATCGGCACCTCTTTTTGGATCAACAGCGATAAAAGCAAAGAAGAGATCACCGTTCAACTGCTGGAAGGACGCGTCGCTGTAAAATCGTTGGAAAATAGTTTTCCGGAAAAAAACATATATCTGCAACCCGGTCAGCAGATCCGCATCAAAAAGCGAGCGGGAGGCTATTTGGTCAGCAATATGTATGATTCCAAGCATCGAGATGCTATTGCGGCTACGGCCCCTTCGATCGGAGACAGACAAATGGTGACCACCTGGACAA containing:
- a CDS encoding exosporium glycoprotein BclB-related protein, translating into MRIKLLFFCMLCAIVVNVHAQVPQQINYQAVIRNTTGAPVTNQAISLKFTFYANAANGTIEYSETQSVTTNSFGLVNLQIGTGTPVAGSWSAIDWKGAIQFLGVAADLTGGNTYTELSNSKLSSVPYAIQAEHSADNKWTTDGQDIINNNTGAVGIGAKPDASAALDITANGKGLLIPRMTQAELPLTPAEGLLVYQTDNTPGFYYYSGGQWHSMNGNQQTAPAGTIIPFATGQVPAALAITLGGVVSTGSAIGFGYNTPVNITGGQVDITPSGNAAFVIPRAGTITSISGFFSTTSALSLIGSTVMITGQLYQALGPNSNQFVPIPGAIVMLNPGFTGLIPIGTTISGSSTGLSIPVTAGTRLMMVYSASVTGLDLVLNITGHISGGLNIQ
- a CDS encoding T9SS type A sorting domain-containing protein; the protein is MLKKFFITFCLYGCHYISFSQTIAPHVIGSGGGSSTLNGYTIDYNIGEMAIQTAGSGPVITQGFEQPELGETPLPVKGLRLQLTDVNNYAYIHFSTIQEFKTDHFIVERSVDGLRFDTLATLQTKAPGGYSATPLYYTYTDPQRIRGKVYYRIVQVDQNGDYNYSSVESLNGTDSHTGETIKIFPNPATTQIQIQLVYAAPKTKLEVYSVTGVLMLDKAISQQTRETISLDKWPAGIYIVVVRNTQGVVQRTKFIKK
- a CDS encoding RNA polymerase sigma factor, whose protein sequence is MLEKIMNGDQKAFRDFYLLWEARIYTYFLNRTEDYIQSQELTQNTFIKLWEYRSTLSTEYNLETQLFRKAKLIYIDWLRLQASMRKRKTAELDYAAANAAAAIGVTPSSLPEKIEKAISHLPPMRQKVIRLSHIQGYAYKEIAQQLNISEKTVDNHIHKALKQLRQILNTLLLISLIFYRIF
- a CDS encoding FecR family protein, which produces MNSAFTPEDIDRFLNNDLEGEKAEKIAAYLKERSGQELGQYLSDEEFYSTKPVEIPHTIQLVMRKTVRREVRDASGKWKKSLLIAACLIGFFLTAHYLLKLTAQNTEGDLDRYTLSRKTIRNSTAGEKYVHLPDGSGVLLKPDASVSYQDNFTDNRFVYLEGKARFDVKHNATRPFTVVANGIGTLDIGTSFWINSDKSKEEITVQLLEGRVAVKSLENSFPEKNIYLQPGQQIRIKKRAGGYLVSNMYDSKHRDAIAATAPSIGDRQMVTTWTNAAYSFSKSPLQKVFEQLSIRYQVEIKIDPHLLENREFTGKIMYADSLNILLDAICNLNHLHYTRSGNTIQITEQQ